In Pirellula sp. SH-Sr6A, the DNA window ACCAATGCTGGGTTCCCATCCGCAAACGCGTGAGAAGTCACGGTGGTAGCAAGGAGTAATGCCAAAACTCGATTACGAAGGCTTCGGTTGGTATTCATGGAAAAGAACGAATGCAAATGAAGAAAATTGCGCTGCACTTCGACTCTAGTTGCCTGGCAACCATTCGCTAGCGGCTAATGAATAGTTGACGGTGTAATGTTCGAAATCGCGTGCCAAATATCGGAATCAGCACAGGAAAAAGGTTTCCAAATGCTAAAACCGGCACACTCTTAACCCGTTCGGCGGCAAAAGGTTCCGTGGGAAGGCTTCAGAGGGCCTAAGATCGAATGGGAACCCGTGTTTTTCGGGACGGTTCTAAACGGGGCGCATCTGCCGAGGGTGACAGTTTGGTCGTAGTGGAGGCTGCAGATCGGTCGGAGGGACCGATCTGCCGAGGTCGACGCATATCGCGATGGAGGACCACCGATCGTCGGTGGACGCCCGGTCAGCTCTTCGTTTTCTCTTGGAAGACGCTTTGTGCGAACCAGTAGAGGCTGCTGCTCCAATGCTGGGGGTCGTGACCGTGCCCATCGACGTGCCAGACATGCGGAATTCCGTTTTCCTTTAGGAATCGGTGCATGTTTTGGCTGATACGAATCAATCCATCCTTGTTTCCGCAGGATATCCAGAGGAGCTTCAATTCCTTTTTCGCCTTCTCGACGTCCGGGACGAGCTCTTGGGGGGGCTTGGTATTGGGGGCAGCCGAGAAGGGTCCGACCCACGCGAAGCGGTCCAAGTTCCCGAGTCCGAAGTTAAACGATTGCCCTCCTCCCATCGAGAGACCAGCGATCGCTCGCTTCTCCCTATTGCCGTCCACGGAATACTTGGCCTCGATCGCCGGGATAACGTCCTTCAGGAGGTCTTGCTCAAACGCGGCGAACGCGGGAGCACTTTGCATCACATTCCCTTCAGCTCGATCGTTCTTTTGCGCTCGTCCGTTGGGCATAACGACAATCATCGGAACCGCTTTGCCGTCAGCGATCAAGTTGTCGAAGAGATGATTGGGCGAGGCGAAACGCACCCATTCGTTTTCATCGCCTCCTATCCCATGCAACAGATAGAGGACCGGATACTTATTGTCGTTCGAATAACCAGGGGGGGTGTATACGTTCAACTTTCGAGTCGTTCCGACCGTCGTCGACTCGTACTCGACCAATTCCAGCTTTCCGTGGGGGATCCCTTCTCGCTCTTTGAGAAATCCCTCCGGCGGGGCGTCATAGGCAGCCACATCATCGGCTTCGAGTACAATCGGTGCACCGAAGCCCCGCCCGCCTCCCCGACGCGGGTTGACTCGCTGTGGATCTTCGCTGTTCTCGGGTGGCTGCCCTGGCTTGGTTTCACGCTGCGCTGCAGGCTCCTGCGCCCTCAACACCTCGCAATTGCCGATAAGAGCGGTGAACAATAGACCGCCGATAAACCAATTCGCTTTCATCATTCGATCCTATCAGAATAGGGAGAGGAGACGCGTCGGATCAATGCCTCCGCGCGATCGTGCGTACACGCTCGAAAAATTTAGGGTATCGGGTTGGCGGGTGGTTTTCAATACACGGGAACTATTCAACCTACATAATGGGTCAGCCCTCATCATGAGGGGCTGATTGTTGGGGGGGACTCGCGGGGATGGTAAGGAATGGTAGAAAACTCGATTGAAAGCTGGTTACATGAGATTCGAGCTGGAAATTCCCAGGCACAGCAAGCGATTTGGGAGGCGTTCTTCCCCGAACTTGTCCTGCTAGCACGCAAACGATTAACCGGCATCCGCAAAGCGGTCGAGGACGAGGAAGACGTCGCGCTAAGCGTCTTGCAAAGTTTTTTTACTGCTATGCAGAAAAATCGGTTTCTCGATTTGAGGGGTCGCGACAGCCTTTGGCGGTTACTCTCCTGGATGACCCATAGAAAAGCGATCGATCGCATCCGCTTTCAGTCGCGGCAGAAACGCAAAGTTCAAGGGGAGTCGGCGGTGCTTCCGGGACCCATTAGCAATCCTGGTGATCGCCCCCTGGAACAAGTCGCTGGCCCGGAGCTAGGTCCGGACTTGGAAGCGATCCTTATCGAAGAACTGCGCGTCCTGTTGGACTTGCTTAATGAACCGATGAGACTCGTTGCGATTCGTAAACTGGATGGGTTTTCCAATGCGGAAATCGCGCAGGAGCAAGGCTGTTCACTTGCTACGATCGAGCGTCGATTGAAATTGATTCGCGAAATTTGGACTCAGCATGGAAAATCCATCGACCTTCCACCCAGCCCTTCCGATTCCAATTCCTCACGGTGAATTGCTCCGACTCGATGATGCGTGCGAATCATTCGAAACTTGGTTGAGGGTCGCCATTCCGACCTCCTCCGTGGAGATTGCATCGCAATTATCGAAACATTTGGCCGATTTGCTTGCCGATGGCACTTTTCGCTCAGAGGAATCGTTCCGAATTCGATTTCTTCAGGAGACCCTCCCCATCGCATGGGCTTGGCAAACCGAACGAGGTCAATCGATCGAGGTCGCATTCTACGCGAACCTGGGATCCGTCATCCCCGCACTCCACGCTTTTTGGGAAGCAAAAGACTGCACCGAAGCACCGCTAGCTACGGAGAGAAGTGGTAACACCGAGCCGTTGTCCGACTCCTATGCCCTTTCGCAGGCGCAACTGGAGGATTTCGCGATCTGGATTGAGAAGTATCGCGACGCATGTCATGAAAATCCAACCTTAGGAGCTTCAGACTGGATCGCGGCCCAACAAGGGCTTCCGGCCGTACTACGGGACGCCATGGATGGAATGGCTTCGCCAGATCGATTGGGAAAGGGAGCAGGCAATTGGTCCATCGGCGAATTCCAAATCGTCCGCGAGATTGGACGTGGGGGAATGGGGATTGTCTTTGAAGCGATCCAGCCCTCCTTGGGACGAACGGTCGCCTTGAAGATTCTATGGTCTGGATCCCATTCCAATGGGGAAGCCATGAAGCGATTTCAGCGTGAGGCGCTGACCGTCGCCAAGCTTCACCATACGAACATCGTCCCGATCTTTTCAGTGGGAAGCGATGGTCCGATCAACTATTTCGCTATGCAATACATCGAAGGAACGAGTCTCGACAAGATCCTTCACGATCCGGACACGCCCATCGATTGGGAATGCGTTGCCAACTGGGGACTTCAAGCGGCGGAAGCTCTCGAGCATGCGCATCGGCGCGGGATCGTTCACCGCGATGTGAAGCCATCCAATTTGCTTCTCGATCGCGAACAACGTATTTGGCTGTCCGACTTCGGGCTCGCCAAACAACAAAATGACGTCACCTTGAGCGTCGCGGGGGCACTGCTGGGAACACCGCGCTATATGAGTCCAGAGCAAGCGTCCGCATCGGTGCACGCAATCGATCATCGCAGCGACATCTACAGCCTCGGCGCGACGCTTTACGAGCTTGCGACCGGGCATCCGGTTTTCGATGCCCAGACTCCACATGGCGTGATCCATCAAATACTGCACAGTCAGCCAGTACCAGCCACTCGCTACCAACACCAGTTGCCCAAAGATTTCAGCACGATCCTGATGAAGTGCCTTTCGAAGGATCCAACCTCTCGCTATGCGAGTGCGTCGGAGTTGGCCTCGGACCTTCGAGCGCTGCTCGATGGACGCCCGATCCGAGCCAAGCAGCCCACGCTCGTGGAGCGGTCTCAGCGGTGGATTCGTCAGCATCGCAACGAATTCACTTGGTCGGTCACATCGATTGTCGCGAGCCTGATGTTGCTGGCCTTTGCCATCCTAAGTTGGGTCGGTTATCGACAATGGAGAGAATCCCACCTCTCCCTTACCAGTCCCGCTACTTCGTTGACGGCGGAAATTCTTAGCGCAGATGGCACACTCGCGCTCCACGCTCAAACGGTTCCCACACAAGACCCCATCCCGCTGCAACCGGGCGAATACAAGTTGCGGGTTCGAACCCCCGGTTTGTTGAGCCAAACCTATCAGTTGTCTCTCTTAGCAGGACGGGATCACAAACAGACGCTGAACCCAACAGATCAACTGCTCGCGCCATCCAAGACTGGATTCTTTCGAACCCAACTCGTGAAAGGGACCGAACATGCCTGGGGGGTATCGATCGATGCCCATCATCTGGTGATCGAATCGCTCGCGGGTGAGGAACCCAAACAGGCGTCCATTCCCTGGACTGCGTTTACGAACGGCGACTCGGCTCCCAGTTTTCATTGGGAGTCTGCCCATCAATTCCATCGAAACATCGTACAAGGCGCGAAGTCGTCAACGGCTCCTTTTTTGATAGGTCTTCCCGGTGCAACGATTGGTTTGGAATCGGACCATCTTCTCATTGCCACTCGCCACCAAGCGTTCGTGGCAATGGTGGGATGCGATGGGACGACAAAGTGGGCGCGTGGGCTCGCAGCCGATGTCCTGCAAACCGATTCGATACAGGAACAACTCGACGCCTGCAAACAAAGTCCACGTAGTACTATCGTAGAACCCCCTCGCATCGTTGCGGATATCGATGGCGATGAACATCCCGATTTCATCGTCCATATCGCCTCCATTCCTCCGAGAGGCCTTCCCCAAACTCATCAAGCGGTGCGCGAAGTCATCGCATTGTCTGGACTTCGCGGCGAGATCCTATGGAGCACCACAATCCCGCTTTCCGCTTTTTCTTTAAGTCCCCAAGAGGTCCCCTATCACTACAAATGGTTTACGGGCATGAATACAGGGAGCAGTGAAGGAGGAAGTGGCACGTTTCTTAATCAAGGCTATTGGAGTCGCAACAGCAACCAAAGCTGTGAACTGACCGGCGAATTCGTCGCAGTCGGTGCTACGATCTTCCTCAATGACTCGCGTGCTGCCGAGAATCCGAGCACAACGTTTTGGTATCAAGTCGGTGAGAACCTACTCTCTATCGATCTGCGAACGGGGAGGTTCCAAGGAGACGCGATCCACCTAGGAGGAATCCCCCAAACCCCTCCCCTCTTCTGGCCCGAAAAGAACGACGTGCCAGCAACTCTCTATTGGATGGACGGAGGCTCGACGACGGATGGGCAGGCTGCAAAACCGATCAATGTCGCTCCACCATCGCTTCGGTGCGTCGCTTGGTCCTTATCCGAAAATCGGGTTCTTTGGCAGAGGACGCTACAAGCACAGCTGCCACTACTTCGAACGTGGGAAATGACTCTTCCTCGCTGGCCATTCTTGGTCGATCTCGATTCGGACGATGTTCCCGAGTGGATCGTCCCCGATGAATCGACAAACGGAATTCCTGGAAATCCAAAGAGCACTGCTATTCGAGTACTCCATGCGAAAGACGGTGAGGAGAAGTGGCATGCACGCATTCGACATGCCGATATGCAGATCGATCATTGGGTGGTTGGCCCAGACCGGGATGGTGACGGTGTTCTCGATTTGATCGTGACGACGATGGCTGGCATGCCAGTTCGCGTCCACCTCGATGTCCTTTCCGGCGCGACAGGTAAGACGATTCTGCAGGGGCAAAGCCGCGTGCTGCATCGCGACTCGCCGGAGACGTTCTACCTTTGCCAACCATTTCTTTGGGAGAATCGGGTTGATGGTTGGCCGCGTGTCGTCGTTCCCCTTCAAAGCTCTCATTCCCGCGAAGGAGACGCAGCGGAACTGAAGATCTTTTCGATTGGAACCGGACATTGCGAACAAGAAGCGACGCAGGTCCATTCAGTAGAAATAGG includes these proteins:
- a CDS encoding alpha/beta hydrolase; amino-acid sequence: MMKANWFIGGLLFTALIGNCEVLRAQEPAAQRETKPGQPPENSEDPQRVNPRRGGGRGFGAPIVLEADDVAAYDAPPEGFLKEREGIPHGKLELVEYESTTVGTTRKLNVYTPPGYSNDNKYPVLYLLHGIGGDENEWVRFASPNHLFDNLIADGKAVPMIVVMPNGRAQKNDRAEGNVMQSAPAFAAFEQDLLKDVIPAIEAKYSVDGNREKRAIAGLSMGGGQSFNFGLGNLDRFAWVGPFSAAPNTKPPQELVPDVEKAKKELKLLWISCGNKDGLIRISQNMHRFLKENGIPHVWHVDGHGHDPQHWSSSLYWFAQSVFQEKTKS
- a CDS encoding ECF-type sigma factor produces the protein MVENSIESWLHEIRAGNSQAQQAIWEAFFPELVLLARKRLTGIRKAVEDEEDVALSVLQSFFTAMQKNRFLDLRGRDSLWRLLSWMTHRKAIDRIRFQSRQKRKVQGESAVLPGPISNPGDRPLEQVAGPELGPDLEAILIEELRVLLDLLNEPMRLVAIRKLDGFSNAEIAQEQGCSLATIERRLKLIREIWTQHGKSIDLPPSPSDSNSSR
- a CDS encoding serine/threonine protein kinase, translated to MENPSTFHPALPIPIPHGELLRLDDACESFETWLRVAIPTSSVEIASQLSKHLADLLADGTFRSEESFRIRFLQETLPIAWAWQTERGQSIEVAFYANLGSVIPALHAFWEAKDCTEAPLATERSGNTEPLSDSYALSQAQLEDFAIWIEKYRDACHENPTLGASDWIAAQQGLPAVLRDAMDGMASPDRLGKGAGNWSIGEFQIVREIGRGGMGIVFEAIQPSLGRTVALKILWSGSHSNGEAMKRFQREALTVAKLHHTNIVPIFSVGSDGPINYFAMQYIEGTSLDKILHDPDTPIDWECVANWGLQAAEALEHAHRRGIVHRDVKPSNLLLDREQRIWLSDFGLAKQQNDVTLSVAGALLGTPRYMSPEQASASVHAIDHRSDIYSLGATLYELATGHPVFDAQTPHGVIHQILHSQPVPATRYQHQLPKDFSTILMKCLSKDPTSRYASASELASDLRALLDGRPIRAKQPTLVERSQRWIRQHRNEFTWSVTSIVASLMLLAFAILSWVGYRQWRESHLSLTSPATSLTAEILSADGTLALHAQTVPTQDPIPLQPGEYKLRVRTPGLLSQTYQLSLLAGRDHKQTLNPTDQLLAPSKTGFFRTQLVKGTEHAWGVSIDAHHLVIESLAGEEPKQASIPWTAFTNGDSAPSFHWESAHQFHRNIVQGAKSSTAPFLIGLPGATIGLESDHLLIATRHQAFVAMVGCDGTTKWARGLAADVLQTDSIQEQLDACKQSPRSTIVEPPRIVADIDGDEHPDFIVHIASIPPRGLPQTHQAVREVIALSGLRGEILWSTTIPLSAFSLSPQEVPYHYKWFTGMNTGSSEGGSGTFLNQGYWSRNSNQSCELTGEFVAVGATIFLNDSRAAENPSTTFWYQVGENLLSIDLRTGRFQGDAIHLGGIPQTPPLFWPEKNDVPATLYWMDGGSTTDGQAAKPINVAPPSLRCVAWSLSENRVLWQRTLQAQLPLLRTWEMTLPRWPFLVDLDSDDVPEWIVPDESTNGIPGNPKSTAIRVLHAKDGEEKWHARIRHADMQIDHWVVGPDRDGDGVLDLIVTTMAGMPVRVHLDVLSGATGKTILQGQSRVLHRDSPETFYLCQPFLWENRVDGWPRVVVPLQSSHSREGDAAELKIFSIGTGHCEQEATQVHSVEIGDLDGDKVPDLSLSRFRTPELGLRGQSETHFVRGTGESLWDRMGQPHQKVSDLNGDGILDLIQTDYRSITAHNTLDGSLLWQIQLSGRASHTTVHSEQGVAPLRLRGAPSWEAEGFAEFDHRNWDFDDDGIGDLILESQTGGSKLEVLEAISGKTGSRIWKTRATKTYQQGSGYLQCQDLDRDGRSEIVYLSYSDSLLALKNRRSWSGDDGNLIVSVWDATTGAERWHRALTRKYGSNSGQRLPYPFASRPMPKLGMGDFNGDGVTDILAPAEPSAETTPPMAATWLALDGRDGTELWNRPGASCRESSNCFAEAAQARVQPQGANADAALSQVYFVEVRDDSREDGSLSRQLHAVAVAAKSGVELWDHPIEVDASFRRNFASTGDRLFSGTLLDADGKSMLLLGYEQDRKDHIQILDEDGTSIAKRSYPQPSTYPKPPIIWRLLDNDADGILDRAIVGSRIEIVDLSKNLETLFTIADAHAGTSVGMNGALDADRYPANVEVHSLSASHPPSIVLHSWGEHPSVSAFDSETGDRHWWSHGPTRHRTYSNEIVPTLAIPRRDGELPIVVTNHLDQSNARAACSDTPSSRNIQSPISLVSTERDVRFQRPLPWMQNSMATELPMEVVAFLVTGLFQSVLLVWIPGLYLWTTFRKRKWGLRWLLLLPILVAISLITLRVQQGTEGGGWFTSYGLALLFSPIVGMIGLIVHRCVQKQWRGVFAIFFYIVLGAILTAGGILSLHGWSQPLEPGEYYDWAGWYWIIPQSVFVTAYVYWAVRALGKMFHRQGLERRTVASAR